CCAGCGCTCGCCGGAAGCGCGGGTGTTCGTGGTGCATCGCCTCGACAAGGGAACCTCGGGCCTGCTCATGCTCGCGCGTAGCGAATCGGTGAAACGCACACTGCAAGATCGGTGGCGCGAGGTCGAGAAGAAGTACTTCGCCATCGTCGAGGGGCGCCCGAAGCCCGCCGCAGACGTCATCCACACCCAGCTGCGCGAGAACCGCGGGCTCGAGGTCTACTCGACCGAAGAAGGCGACGGCGATGACGCCATCACCGCCTACCGAACGGTGAAGACGACCAAGACCTACGCCCTGCTCGAGGTGACCCTGCAGACGGGCCGCAAGAACCAGATCCGCGTGCACCTCGCCGAACGCGGACATCCTGTGGCGGGCGATCG
This window of the Pseudomonadota bacterium genome carries:
- a CDS encoding RNA pseudouridine synthase produces the protein QRSPEARVFVVHRLDKGTSGLLMLARSESVKRTLQDRWREVEKKYFAIVEGRPKPAADVIHTQLRENRGLEVYSTEEGDGDDAITAYRTVKTTKTYALLEVTLQTGRKNQIRVHLAERGHPVAGDRKYGGKPSPARRLALHACSLAFTHPVRGERITLTCPLPAPLEVLLG